From a single Streptomyces misionensis genomic region:
- a CDS encoding peptidyl-tRNA hydrolase, whose translation MSEVPEYVLPLVVRIERAAPPARTDALETSARAVLTLLGDERARGDGEWAELVRGWEDARIRKVVRRARGAEWRRAEALPGITVTGKTAEVRVFPPVPLDGWPKDLARLQVSGTELDDPEPPRPADPGTPVLWLNPELTMSAGKTMAQTGHGAQLAWWALPEEARATWRAAGYPLSVRTAPPTDWPRLTASGLPVVRDAGFTEIAPGSCTVVADHPALH comes from the coding sequence GTGAGCGAAGTTCCCGAGTACGTGCTGCCCCTCGTCGTCCGCATCGAACGCGCCGCGCCGCCCGCGCGCACCGATGCCCTGGAGACCTCCGCGCGGGCGGTGCTGACGCTGCTCGGCGACGAGCGGGCGCGCGGCGACGGCGAGTGGGCCGAGCTGGTGCGCGGCTGGGAGGACGCCCGGATCCGCAAGGTGGTCCGGCGGGCCCGGGGCGCCGAGTGGCGGCGCGCGGAGGCGCTGCCCGGCATCACGGTGACCGGCAAGACCGCGGAGGTACGGGTCTTCCCGCCGGTCCCGCTGGACGGCTGGCCCAAGGACCTGGCGAGGCTCCAGGTGTCCGGCACCGAACTCGACGACCCGGAGCCGCCCCGTCCCGCGGACCCCGGCACGCCGGTCCTCTGGCTCAACCCGGAACTGACGATGTCCGCCGGCAAGACCATGGCCCAGACCGGCCACGGCGCCCAACTGGCCTGGTGGGCCCTGCCCGAGGAGGCCCGCGCCACCTGGCGCGCCGCCGGCTACCCCCTCTCCGTCCGCACGGCTCCCCCGACCGACTGGCCCCGCCTCACGGCAAGCGGTTTGCCGGTGGTGCGCGACGCGGGGTTCACGGAGATCGCACCGGGGTCCTGCACGGTGGTCGCGGACCATCCGGCGCTGCACTGA
- a CDS encoding ABC transporter ATP-binding protein produces the protein MHRHLRLTAVGRRYGVRGPWVLRGVDLGIAPGTLIRVEGANGTGKSTLLRLLARLDAPTEGRITGRPRTAYVPERFPSALPFTAAGYLTRLGTVHGLSRASAARAAGVWLERFGAAGYAGTPMARLSKGGSQKVAVAQALLAEPELLVLDEAWTGLDAAARAELERAVAERTAAGGAVVFVDHDPRRLAGAPDATYTVVDGGLEHRTAAAPEAAGACAVVVAEGPAGAPLPADAARLVVSAEAAGHVGHRLVVPAARSDALLRALLSARPPWHVVSVVPAPSPNPETRP, from the coding sequence ATGCACCGTCATCTGCGCCTGACCGCCGTGGGGCGCCGCTACGGGGTCCGCGGCCCCTGGGTGTTACGCGGCGTCGACCTCGGCATCGCCCCCGGCACCCTCATCCGCGTGGAGGGGGCGAACGGCACCGGCAAGTCGACCCTGCTGCGTCTGCTCGCCCGGCTCGACGCGCCTACCGAGGGCCGGATCACCGGCCGTCCCCGCACGGCGTACGTGCCGGAGCGGTTCCCGTCCGCGCTGCCCTTCACCGCCGCCGGCTACCTCACCCGCCTCGGTACCGTGCACGGTCTGTCCCGTGCCTCCGCCGCCCGCGCCGCCGGGGTCTGGCTGGAGCGGTTCGGCGCGGCCGGGTACGCGGGCACGCCGATGGCACGGCTGTCCAAGGGCGGCAGCCAGAAGGTCGCCGTCGCGCAGGCGCTGCTCGCCGAACCCGAGCTGCTGGTCCTCGACGAGGCCTGGACCGGGCTGGACGCGGCGGCGCGGGCCGAGCTGGAGCGGGCGGTGGCCGAGCGGACCGCCGCGGGCGGCGCCGTCGTCTTCGTGGACCACGACCCGCGCCGGCTGGCCGGGGCGCCGGACGCCACGTACACCGTGGTCGACGGCGGGCTGGAGCACCGTACGGCCGCGGCCCCCGAGGCGGCCGGGGCGTGCGCGGTCGTGGTCGCGGAAGGTCCCGCCGGGGCGCCGCTGCCGGCCGACGCGGCGCGGCTCGTCGTCTCCGCCGAGGCGGCGGGGCACGTCGGTCACCGGCTCGTCGTCCCCGCCGCGCGCTCCGACGCCCTGCTGCGGGCCTTGCTCAGCGCCCGGCCGCCCTGGCACGTGGTGAGCGTCGTACCCGCACCGTCCCCGAACCCGGAGACCCGGCCATGA
- a CDS encoding ABC transporter — protein sequence MTALLRYHAELLLRSQRWLPPAILYAAFLAVGVQGGQPVLDSLGYTAAGLLPVAAWLVRICVTGEPPAARACAAAPRGPARAHLACLLTALLAAALLGTAATVVLTLISDPASNGDRVPVSRPAAGAAGLSAVLVCALLGAAVGALTHWPLLRGAGRAVPAMLLGALLATVAAGSPARAAVGGLVTGSQSGRVPVPLLPLAGAILLTAAAFALACALTARRTP from the coding sequence ATGACCGCACTCCTGCGCTACCACGCCGAACTGCTGCTGCGCTCCCAGCGCTGGCTGCCCCCGGCGATCCTGTACGCCGCGTTCCTCGCGGTCGGTGTGCAGGGCGGCCAGCCGGTGCTGGACTCGCTCGGCTACACGGCCGCCGGGCTGCTGCCGGTGGCCGCCTGGCTGGTGCGGATCTGTGTCACCGGCGAGCCGCCGGCCGCCCGGGCCTGCGCCGCCGCCCCGCGCGGGCCCGCCCGGGCGCACCTCGCCTGTCTGCTGACGGCGCTGCTCGCGGCGGCGCTGCTCGGTACGGCGGCGACGGTCGTCCTCACCCTGATCAGCGATCCGGCGAGCAACGGCGACCGGGTCCCGGTGTCCCGCCCGGCGGCCGGGGCCGCGGGGCTGTCGGCCGTGCTCGTGTGCGCGCTGCTCGGTGCGGCCGTCGGCGCGCTCACCCACTGGCCGCTGCTGCGCGGCGCCGGGCGCGCGGTGCCCGCGATGCTGCTGGGCGCGCTGCTGGCCACGGTGGCCGCGGGCTCCCCGGCGCGGGCCGCGGTCGGCGGGCTGGTCACCGGTTCGCAGTCCGGCCGGGTGCCGGTGCCGCTGCTGCCGCTGGCCGGGGCGATCCTGCTCACGGCCGCGGCGTTCGCCCTGGCCTGCGCGCTCACCGCCCGCAGAACACCCTGA
- a CDS encoding polysaccharide deacetylase family protein encodes MIPPARRIAAVTAVCALGAALAACGTERPAGTTRPVPARSSVSASPSASRPPVLTPGPNGLTPVFEHGPRTLGKTVAFTFDADMTADEGPRAAAGEHFDNPGLIGALRALKVPATVFMTGRWAEQYPDEARSLGADPQFEVANHSYSHYAFTPSCYGLPTIDASRMRADVERANTAFRKAGLRDALPYFRFPGGCYNDQVLRTLGGLGMTAVQWDVVSGDAFATDADAVAKQVLDGVKPGSVVIMHCTRSAAPTTETVVRTVVPELRKRGYRFVKVSQLIGESPGHR; translated from the coding sequence GTGATCCCACCAGCACGCCGTATTGCCGCCGTCACCGCCGTCTGCGCCCTGGGCGCGGCCCTCGCCGCCTGCGGGACCGAGCGCCCCGCGGGCACCACCCGGCCGGTCCCGGCCAGGTCCTCCGTCTCCGCCTCCCCGTCCGCCTCCCGTCCGCCCGTGCTCACCCCGGGCCCGAACGGACTGACCCCGGTCTTCGAACACGGCCCGCGCACGCTGGGGAAGACCGTGGCGTTCACCTTCGACGCCGACATGACCGCCGACGAGGGGCCCCGCGCGGCCGCCGGCGAGCACTTCGACAACCCCGGCCTGATCGGCGCCCTGCGCGCCCTCAAGGTGCCCGCGACCGTCTTCATGACCGGCCGGTGGGCCGAGCAGTACCCGGACGAGGCCCGCAGCCTCGGCGCCGACCCGCAGTTCGAGGTCGCCAACCACTCCTACAGCCACTACGCGTTCACCCCCAGCTGCTACGGCCTGCCCACCATCGACGCCTCGAGGATGCGGGCGGACGTGGAGCGGGCGAACACCGCCTTCCGCAAGGCGGGCCTGCGCGACGCGCTGCCGTACTTCCGTTTCCCGGGCGGCTGCTACAACGACCAGGTGCTGCGCACGCTCGGCGGGCTCGGCATGACCGCGGTCCAGTGGGACGTGGTGAGCGGGGACGCGTTCGCCACGGACGCCGACGCGGTCGCCAAGCAGGTGCTGGACGGGGTGAAGCCGGGCTCGGTGGTCATCATGCACTGCACCCGCAGCGCCGCCCCGACCACCGAGACCGTCGTCCGCACCGTCGTACCGGAGCTGCGCAAGCGCGGCTACCGGTTCGTCAAGGTCTCCCAGCTGATCGGCGAGAGCCCCGGCCACCGCTGA
- a CDS encoding FAD-dependent oxidoreductase — MRKVTESYWLGTAPGPRHPALTEDAEADAAVVGAGMAGLSTAYELARAGLRVVVLEAGEVAGGVTGYTTAKLSAQHTLIYDRLRRTRGPEGARLYARSQSEAIGHAAALVAELGIACEWETRDAYTYVRDPERVDEVRAEARAARAAGLDASFTTETGLPFPVPGAVRVTGQAQFHPVKYLRALTEDLIARGGRVYEGTRVVGLDEGGGSGPCRLTTESGRTVTARDVVVATHYPVFDRALLFARLHPRRELVVAGPLGDGPDPEGMYITPEENTRSVRTAPYGEGGRLLVVTGEHFTPGTGDPGAGFDGLAAWAEKHFPGVALDHAWATQDNDSTDTVPLVGPLHPGARHTYVATGFGGWGLSGGIMAGLLLTALITGRDSPWRELYDPRRLKSVVREAPSLLKTQAEVARHLVGDRLKPPAALDDLAPGDGALVRAGDQRLAVHRDDEGALHAVSARCTHLGCLVSFNRAERAWECPCHGSRFDVDGRVLQGPAVRPLERRDIGSAE; from the coding sequence ATGCGCAAGGTCACCGAGTCGTACTGGCTGGGCACCGCCCCAGGACCCCGGCACCCCGCCCTGACCGAGGACGCCGAGGCCGACGCGGCCGTGGTGGGCGCCGGGATGGCCGGACTCAGCACCGCGTACGAACTGGCCCGGGCCGGGCTGCGGGTGGTGGTGCTGGAGGCCGGCGAGGTCGCGGGCGGGGTCACCGGCTACACCACCGCCAAGCTGTCGGCCCAGCACACCCTGATCTACGACCGGCTGCGGCGCACCCGGGGCCCCGAGGGGGCGCGGCTGTACGCCCGTTCGCAGTCGGAGGCGATCGGGCACGCGGCCGCCCTCGTGGCCGAGCTGGGCATCGCCTGCGAGTGGGAGACCCGCGACGCGTACACGTACGTGCGCGACCCGGAGCGGGTGGACGAGGTGCGGGCGGAGGCGCGGGCGGCGCGCGCCGCTGGCCTGGACGCCTCGTTCACGACGGAGACCGGGCTGCCGTTCCCGGTGCCGGGCGCGGTGCGGGTGACCGGGCAGGCGCAGTTCCACCCGGTGAAATACCTGCGGGCGCTCACCGAGGACCTGATCGCGCGCGGCGGCCGGGTGTACGAGGGGACGCGCGTCGTCGGCCTGGACGAGGGCGGCGGTTCGGGCCCCTGCCGGCTGACGACGGAGTCGGGCCGTACCGTGACCGCCCGGGACGTCGTCGTCGCCACCCACTACCCGGTGTTCGACCGGGCCCTGCTGTTCGCCCGGCTGCACCCGCGCCGCGAACTGGTCGTCGCCGGGCCGCTGGGCGACGGCCCGGACCCGGAGGGCATGTACATCACGCCGGAGGAGAACACCCGCTCGGTGCGCACCGCGCCGTACGGCGAGGGCGGGCGGCTCCTCGTGGTCACCGGGGAGCACTTCACCCCGGGCACCGGCGACCCGGGAGCCGGATTCGACGGGCTCGCCGCCTGGGCCGAGAAGCACTTCCCCGGGGTGGCACTGGACCACGCCTGGGCCACGCAGGACAACGACTCGACCGACACCGTGCCGCTGGTCGGCCCGCTGCACCCGGGCGCCCGGCACACCTATGTGGCGACCGGTTTCGGCGGCTGGGGCCTGAGCGGCGGCATCATGGCCGGGCTGCTGCTGACCGCGCTGATCACCGGCCGGGACAGCCCGTGGCGGGAGCTGTACGACCCCCGGCGCCTGAAGTCCGTGGTGCGTGAGGCGCCCTCGCTGCTGAAGACGCAGGCCGAGGTGGCCCGGCACCTCGTCGGCGACCGGCTGAAGCCGCCGGCCGCCCTGGACGACCTGGCCCCGGGCGACGGCGCGCTGGTCCGCGCCGGGGACCAGCGGCTCGCGGTGCACCGCGACGACGAGGGCGCGCTGCACGCCGTCTCGGCCCGCTGCACCCACCTGGGCTGCCTGGTCTCCTTCAACCGTGCCGAACGCGCCTGGGAGTGCCCCTGCCACGGGTCGCGGTTCGACGTCGACGGCCGGGTGCTGCAAGGGCCCGCGGTGCGGCCCCTGGAGCGGCGGGACATCGGGTCCGCCGAGTGA
- a CDS encoding PPK2 family polyphosphate kinase — protein sequence MAGRSELRELLRLPPGEPVELAAHDAAATPGAPGGKRASLADAARTGKKLARLQERLWAAGTAGDRRRVLLVLQGMDTSGKGGTVKHVIGHLDPSGCRVRAFKAPTEEELRHDFLWRVRRELPEPGEIGVFDRSHYEDVLVARVRHLVPPAVIGSRYGLIGDFERALAEDGVTVIKCFLHLSAEEQRRRLLRRLDRPDKRWKFAPSDIDERALWPAYQEAYALALEHCSAPYAPWYLVPADHKWYRNWAVGRLLLEHLRELDPRYPGAGVDVARCRERLLEET from the coding sequence GTGGCCGGGAGGAGCGAACTGCGCGAGCTGCTCCGTCTTCCGCCGGGCGAGCCCGTCGAGCTGGCCGCGCACGACGCTGCGGCCACCCCGGGCGCCCCCGGCGGCAAACGGGCCTCGCTCGCCGACGCCGCCCGCACCGGCAAGAAGCTGGCCCGCCTCCAGGAGCGGCTGTGGGCGGCGGGCACCGCGGGCGACCGGCGCCGGGTGCTGCTGGTGCTCCAGGGGATGGACACCAGCGGCAAGGGCGGCACGGTCAAGCATGTGATCGGCCACCTCGACCCGTCGGGCTGCCGTGTCCGCGCCTTCAAGGCGCCCACCGAGGAGGAACTGCGGCACGACTTCCTGTGGCGGGTGCGGCGGGAGCTGCCCGAGCCCGGGGAGATCGGCGTCTTCGACCGCTCGCACTACGAGGACGTCCTGGTCGCCCGTGTCCGCCACCTGGTCCCGCCCGCCGTGATCGGCAGCCGCTACGGCCTGATCGGCGACTTCGAACGCGCCCTCGCCGAGGACGGCGTGACGGTGATCAAGTGCTTCCTCCACCTGTCCGCCGAGGAGCAGCGGCGCCGGTTGCTGCGCCGCCTGGACCGCCCGGACAAACGCTGGAAGTTCGCCCCTTCCGACATCGACGAACGCGCCCTGTGGCCCGCCTACCAGGAGGCGTACGCGCTGGCCCTGGAGCACTGTTCGGCCCCGTACGCGCCCTGGTACCTGGTTCCCGCCGACCACAAGTGGTACCGCAACTGGGCGGTCGGCCGGCTGCTCCTGGAACACCTCCGTGAGCTGGACCCCCGGTATCCGGGGGCCGGCGTCGACGTGGCGCGGTGCCGGGAGCGGCTGCTGGAGGAGACGTGA
- a CDS encoding YbhB/YbcL family Raf kinase inhibitor-like protein has protein sequence MRKEVAIVAAVLAVAVAGCGGGTGEGTGAGSPTTAAPASARRMSVTSPAYPDGGTIPRPHTCDGEDVSPPLVLTGVPGGTDSLAMVMRDLDTPHGAFAHWLVWDIGAGTRRLAAGQRPPGAEEGRNGFGTDGYRGPCPPRGDHPHRYLLTVYATDRRPPVSPGASLDALRRALSGHTLATATLTGRYGH, from the coding sequence ATGCGCAAGGAAGTGGCGATCGTGGCGGCCGTACTGGCGGTTGCCGTCGCGGGCTGCGGAGGCGGTACCGGCGAGGGCACCGGCGCGGGCTCCCCCACCACCGCGGCCCCCGCCTCCGCCCGCCGGATGTCGGTGACGAGCCCGGCCTACCCCGACGGCGGCACCATCCCGCGCCCCCACACCTGCGACGGCGAGGACGTCTCGCCCCCGCTCGTCCTGACCGGCGTGCCCGGCGGCACGGACTCGCTGGCCATGGTGATGCGGGACCTCGACACCCCGCACGGCGCCTTCGCCCACTGGCTGGTGTGGGACATCGGCGCGGGCACCCGCCGACTGGCCGCCGGACAGCGCCCGCCGGGGGCCGAGGAGGGCCGCAACGGCTTCGGCACGGACGGGTACCGAGGCCCCTGCCCGCCCCGCGGTGACCACCCGCACCGCTATCTCCTCACGGTCTACGCCACCGACCGCCGCCCGCCCGTCTCCCCCGGCGCCTCCCTGGACGCCCTCCGGCGCGCCCTGTCCGGCCACACCCTCGCCACCGCCACCCTGACCGGCCGCTACGGTCACTGA
- a CDS encoding nitroreductase, with protein MSGPNPTELSHYAEKLIRGRHATRAFRPEAVPADTMRAVFSLAGAAPSNSNAQPWRVEVVSGARRERLADALLAAHAEQRASADFPYSEGMYAPVHQERRAAFGAGLYGALGIGPEDHAARAAYDAESLRFYGAPHAAFLFVTGDGGARLAADVGAYMQTLLLAMAAYGVDSCPQGLLSFYADTIRRELGVTEGKLLVGVSFGYADESAPVNRVTTERAALEATTAFHG; from the coding sequence ATGAGCGGGCCGAATCCCACCGAGCTGAGCCACTACGCGGAGAAGCTGATACGCGGCCGGCACGCGACACGCGCGTTCCGCCCCGAAGCGGTGCCCGCGGACACGATGCGCGCCGTCTTCTCGCTGGCCGGCGCCGCGCCGTCCAACTCCAACGCGCAGCCGTGGCGGGTCGAGGTGGTCAGCGGCGCACGACGCGAGCGCCTGGCGGACGCCTTGCTGGCAGCCCACGCCGAACAGCGCGCCTCGGCCGACTTCCCGTACTCCGAGGGCATGTACGCCCCCGTCCACCAGGAGCGGCGGGCGGCGTTCGGCGCCGGTCTGTACGGAGCGCTGGGCATCGGCCCCGAGGACCACGCGGCACGCGCGGCCTACGACGCGGAGAGCCTGCGCTTCTACGGGGCGCCCCACGCCGCTTTCCTCTTCGTCACCGGCGACGGCGGCGCACGGCTGGCCGCCGACGTCGGCGCCTACATGCAGACGCTGCTGCTGGCCATGGCCGCCTACGGGGTGGACAGCTGCCCGCAGGGCCTGCTCAGCTTCTACGCCGACACCATCCGGCGCGAACTGGGCGTCACCGAGGGGAAGTTGCTCGTGGGCGTCTCGTTCGGCTACGCCGACGAGAGCGCGCCGGTGAACCGGGTGACGACCGAGCGCGCCGCTCTCGAGGCGACCACCGCGTTCCACGGCTGA